In the Ignavibacteriota bacterium genome, one interval contains:
- a CDS encoding PD40 domain-containing protein: MFNTSLYAQEEFYHPELEWKSIETEHFYVHYHDGAERTARVVSKIAEEIFEPVTTLYNHKPDQKISFIIKDYDDYSNGAAYFFDNKIEIWAPALDFDLRGTHNWLRNVITHEFTHIIQIQTSMKFGRRVPGIYFQWLGYESERRTDVLYGFPNVVVSYPISGVVVPSWFAEGVAQYNRHELSYDYWDSHRDMILRMYALDGNMLSWNEMAVFGKTSLGNESSYNAGFAFVRYIAERFGQEKIVEISRNLSLLTELTIGGAIKRAVGKDGEDVYNEWREYLQRDYNERTKNIKATLTPLDTIAFEGFGNFYPAFSPNGKKLAYVSNKKADYFGLSGLYVYDLTTKEEKRLQAGVRSQVAWSPDGKKIYYTKITRDNPHWSNLSDVYVYELETEEETRISHGWRAASVSVSNDGTKLAFVVGSDGTLNLATSDADGKNYQKLTNYSNGEQVYHPKWSPDGKTIIFDYSIKDGRDIATIPATGGEVTFVLQTSADERNAIFTQDGKIVCSSDETGIFNLYEYNLSTKNKVQRTNVLGGAFMPSLNSDGKIAFANYTSTGYKIMMAQLSTPMENAGHYIKQDEQPVKLASEEHNKVSAIFDWKSLRSYDDSKVPADTSTEYKNIASSLSFIPFLRVDNYNPKNTGLEILKPGLYMYSYDVLERYGFFAGAAANSKFERDLFFNFDFRGKLPGLYELGLEPAMSLEFYNITRKTDSYLRLSLDTLPVEISYNLIEFDVAFKQKLFTEALDFELRFAHSRYTANIGQFLIHLSNNAPYLVQSSSDLYFIGNDLSAKFEYNGIAPSRTMEIRPVGRKVRLRYDYEFNKFNSEGEYEIQDGYLLPKYDRPSFHKLEASWKEYIALPGWRHTLSTHVRGGTIFGPPVDNFFDFYIGGLAGMKGYPFYSLGGNEFVIGNLTYRFPISEKIDFRLLHIYFDKLYAAVYSDVGNVWKEGSPGGLKFKKDVGIELRLEAFSYYAFPTRVFFNATYGLDEFDREIRNAQTTVTYGKEWQFHFGVLFGFEFD; the protein is encoded by the coding sequence ATGTTCAACACCTCACTCTATGCACAGGAAGAATTTTATCATCCCGAACTTGAGTGGAAATCTATCGAGACGGAACATTTCTATGTTCACTACCACGACGGAGCGGAGCGGACAGCGCGTGTCGTTTCAAAAATTGCCGAGGAGATTTTTGAACCTGTCACGACACTCTACAACCACAAGCCCGACCAGAAAATCAGTTTCATTATCAAAGATTATGATGATTACTCAAATGGTGCGGCATATTTCTTCGACAACAAAATAGAAATTTGGGCGCCCGCGCTCGATTTCGATTTGCGCGGAACACACAACTGGCTTCGTAACGTTATCACGCACGAGTTTACTCACATCATTCAGATTCAGACCTCGATGAAATTCGGTCGGCGCGTACCGGGAATTTATTTCCAATGGCTCGGTTATGAATCGGAACGGCGGACGGATGTGCTGTACGGGTTTCCGAATGTCGTTGTCTCGTATCCGATTTCCGGCGTTGTGGTTCCGAGTTGGTTCGCTGAAGGAGTCGCTCAGTACAACCGTCATGAACTTTCGTACGATTACTGGGACTCTCACCGTGATATGATTCTCCGCATGTACGCGCTCGACGGAAACATGCTTTCATGGAATGAGATGGCAGTGTTCGGTAAGACAAGTTTGGGAAATGAATCATCATACAACGCGGGCTTTGCGTTTGTCCGGTACATTGCGGAACGATTTGGTCAGGAAAAGATTGTTGAAATCTCACGTAATCTTTCTTTGCTGACGGAACTCACAATCGGCGGCGCTATCAAACGGGCGGTTGGCAAGGACGGGGAAGATGTGTACAACGAATGGCGCGAGTATCTCCAACGCGATTACAACGAACGAACGAAGAACATCAAAGCAACCTTGACACCGCTCGATACGATTGCGTTCGAAGGATTCGGAAATTTCTATCCCGCATTTTCTCCCAACGGAAAGAAGCTTGCATACGTTTCGAACAAGAAAGCAGATTACTTCGGTCTCTCCGGTTTGTATGTGTATGATTTGACGACGAAGGAAGAAAAACGACTGCAAGCAGGAGTTCGCTCGCAGGTTGCCTGGTCTCCCGACGGAAAGAAAATTTACTACACCAAAATTACACGGGATAATCCGCACTGGTCGAATCTTTCCGATGTGTATGTGTATGAACTTGAAACGGAAGAAGAAACACGTATCTCGCACGGATGGCGTGCCGCGTCAGTTTCCGTCTCGAATGACGGAACAAAACTCGCGTTCGTTGTCGGTTCGGATGGAACGTTGAATCTCGCAACGTCCGATGCAGACGGAAAGAATTATCAAAAACTCACCAACTATTCAAACGGCGAACAAGTCTATCATCCCAAGTGGTCGCCCGACGGGAAAACAATTATCTTCGATTATTCCATCAAAGACGGGCGTGATATCGCGACAATTCCTGCAACCGGCGGTGAAGTAACATTCGTTCTGCAAACATCTGCCGATGAACGAAATGCAATCTTTACACAAGACGGAAAGATTGTATGTAGTTCGGATGAAACAGGGATTTTCAATCTTTATGAATATAACCTAAGCACAAAGAACAAAGTACAACGTACAAATGTCTTAGGCGGCGCGTTCATGCCTTCGCTCAACAGTGATGGAAAAATTGCCTTTGCAAACTACACTTCAACCGGGTACAAAATCATGATGGCGCAGTTGTCAACGCCGATGGAAAATGCCGGTCACTACATCAAACAGGATGAACAGCCGGTGAAACTTGCTTCAGAAGAGCATAACAAAGTAAGCGCGATATTCGATTGGAAATCGCTTCGCTCCTATGATGATTCAAAAGTTCCGGCTGATACTTCGACGGAATACAAAAACATCGCATCAAGTTTATCCTTCATTCCGTTCCTGAGAGTGGACAACTACAATCCGAAAAACACGGGATTGGAAATATTGAAGCCAGGACTCTACATGTATTCATACGATGTGCTGGAGCGTTACGGTTTTTTTGCCGGAGCGGCGGCGAACAGCAAGTTCGAGCGGGATTTATTTTTTAATTTTGATTTTCGCGGGAAACTTCCGGGTTTGTATGAACTTGGTTTGGAACCGGCAATGTCGCTGGAGTTTTACAACATTACCCGCAAAACCGATTCCTATCTACGGCTCTCGCTCGACACGCTTCCGGTGGAAATTTCTTACAACCTGATTGAGTTCGATGTTGCATTCAAGCAAAAATTGTTTACGGAAGCGCTCGATTTCGAATTACGGTTCGCTCACAGCCGTTACACTGCCAACATCGGTCAGTTTCTCATTCACCTCAGCAACAACGCTCCGTACTTAGTACAGTCAAGCAGTGATTTGTATTTTATCGGCAATGACCTCTCGGCAAAGTTTGAGTACAACGGAATCGCCCCGTCGCGCACGATGGAGATTCGTCCTGTCGGAAGGAAAGTGCGGCTCCGTTACGATTACGAGTTCAACAAGTTCAATTCAGAAGGTGAGTACGAAATTCAGGACGGCTACCTTCTTCCGAAATATGACCGACCATCGTTCCATAAACTTGAAGCAAGTTGGAAAGAATACATTGCTCTGCCCGGCTGGAGACACACGCTTTCAACGCATGTGCGCGGCGGAACTATTTTCGGTCCTCCGGTGGATAATTTTTTTGATTTTTACATCGGCGGACTTGCGGGGATGAAAGGCTATCCGTTCTATTCGCTCGGCGGCAATGAATTTGTCATCGGCAATCTCACGTACCGTTTCCCGATTTCTGAAAAAATTGATTTCCGTCTGCTTCACATATACTTTGATAAACTCTACGCCGCCGTGTATAGTGATGTCGGAAATGTGTGGAAAGAAGGAAGTCCGGGCGGATTGAAGTTCAAGAAAGATGTCGGCATTGAGTTACGACTCGAAGCGTTTTCGTACTACGCTTTCCCGACTCGTGTTTTCTTCAATGCAACATACGGCTTGGACGAGTTTGACCGGGAAATTCGAAATGCACAAACAACTGTCACGTACGGAAAAGAATGGCAATTCCATTTCGGTGTGTTGTTCGGGTTTGAGTTTGATTGA